The nucleotide window aaaattgacagaatGGAAGTGTTTAAGAAAAGAGATCTAATGAAAAACAATCTTGAGACAGAGAACGTCGGCATGCAGTCTTCCCACCCCCGCCCCAGTCCCCGCTGACAGCACCTGCCCTCCGACAGCACCTCTGTCCCTCAAACCTTTCCAACGGGACCTATTTTTGCGCATATTTCTCTAAACTTGGGAGCAgccaggaaaggaaggagagcgAATGTTTCAATTCCTCTCTCCAAACCCAGAGGAACCTCCACCAACCGCCTGGCCAcgttctcttcccttccttccgtTCCCGATGTGTGATATGGTTAGAGAAATTGGGAAGGGGGGTGGGGtggaagaaagtttaaaaaaaaaaaaatcaggaaggcGTGAGCTGGAGCGGTGAGTGTGTCAATCAGAGGGTTTTGTGCCTGGGGGCTCCTAGCGGTTCGAAGCAGAGGTGTCCCAGGGCGGCCCCGCAATGAATATGAATAGGAATCCTTGCTAAATGGGACAGCAAAGCGCACCGCCCTGAATGATGGCACGTCATCCTAACCAGCCCAGGATAGATAGGAGGGttccttttgtctcttttctccGCCGCAGCTCTATAAAAGCCCCTCTTTTTCAGCGTGAGGTTAGTTCAAGCACACACCAACTAGCTGTCCAGGAAGCAACCTAACCAGAGAGGGGcgtgggagggagagaggtggggaaaAGCAGCATCTCAGCTTTTCTTCTCACGTCTTGCCGCTGAGAAGTGGGTTCCTGGgctgtgcagattttttttttaattcaagattttctttaatttcccgCCTAAAGCCTCCCCACGCTAGGGCCGCATCCCCTCTAATAAAATGAATTCTGATTCGAGCTCTGTCTCCAGCAGAGCTTCATCTCCGGACATGGACGAGATGTACCTGAGggaccaccaccaccgccaccaccaccaccaccaggagAGCCGTCTCAACTCGGTCTCGTCCACGCAGGGCGATATGATGCAGAAGATGTCCGGGGAAAGCCTCTCGCGGGCTGGCGCCAAGGCCGCGGGAGAAAGCAGCAAGTACAAAATCAAGAAGCAGCTGTCGGAGCAGGACCTACAGCAGTTGCGGCTGAAGATCAACGGACGCGAACGCAAGCGGATGCACGACCTGAACCTCGCCATGGACGGGCTGCGCGAAGTCATGCCCTACGCACACGGGCCCTCGGTGCGCAAGCTCTCCAAGATCGCCACCCTCCTGCTTGCCAGAAACTACATTCTCATGCTCACCAGCTCCCTGGAGGAGATGAAGAGGCTGGTTGGAGAGATCTATGGGGGCCACCACTCGGCCTTTCACTGCGGGACCGTGGGCCACTCGGCCGGCCACCCCGCGCACGCGGCCAACGCCGTGCACCCTGTGCACCCCATCCTGGGCGGCGCGCTCTCATCCGGCAACGCCTCCTCACCGCTGTCCGCCGCCTCACTTCCCGCCATCGGCACCATCCGGCCTCCCCACTCGCTGCTCAAGGCTCCCTCCACGCCGCCCGCGCTGCAGCTGGGCAGCGGCTTCCAGCACTGGGCTGGTCTGCCTTGCCCCTGCACCATCTGCCAGATGCCGCCGCCTCCGCACCTGTCCGCTCTCTCCACCGCCAACATGGCCCGGCTGTCGGCAGAGTCCAA belongs to Macaca thibetana thibetana isolate TM-01 chromosome 4, ASM2454274v1, whole genome shotgun sequence and includes:
- the OLIG3 gene encoding oligodendrocyte transcription factor 3, with the translated sequence MDEMYLRDHHHRHHHHHQESRLNSVSSTQGDMMQKMSGESLSRAGAKAAGESSKYKIKKQLSEQDLQQLRLKINGRERKRMHDLNLAMDGLREVMPYAHGPSVRKLSKIATLLLARNYILMLTSSLEEMKRLVGEIYGGHHSAFHCGTVGHSAGHPAHAANAVHPVHPILGGALSSGNASSPLSAASLPAIGTIRPPHSLLKAPSTPPALQLGSGFQHWAGLPCPCTICQMPPPPHLSALSTANMARLSAESKDLLK